The genomic region CGTAGAACGTGGTGGTTTTTCCCGATCCGTTTGGGCCGAGCAGCGCAGTGACCTCGCCCCGGTCCAGCGTCATGCTGACGTCACGGATCACCACTTTCTTGCGGTAAGATTTGCGCAGCTTTTCGATGCGGAGACCGGAGGATCCCGCGGTGACAGTCAGTTTAGGCTTGGCCATTCAATTGCCGCCGTCGGGGTTGAGGATGGTTTTGACACGGCCAGACATCTGGGCCGTCCCATCACTCAGGTTCACCACCATCCGAGTGGAGGTGAGGGTGCTGTTGCCTTGGCTGAGCAAGACATTGCCGGTCATCACGACGGTGCCACTGTCGATGGAATATTCGGCGTGCTCGGCTTCGGCGGCGTCCGGGCCGTTGACCAGGATCACGTTGCCAATCGCCTCCAGCTGCTCGATGCCCTTTTGCTCGGGCTTATAGGACACCAGAACTTTGTCGGCAGACAGGCGCATCACGCCCTGGATGACCAGAACATTGCCCTCAAACTGGGCTGATCCGTCGATCTGGTTGACTTCTAGCGTGTCGGCGGTGACTTCCACCGGCAATGAGGGATCACCCTTGATGGTGCCAAAGGCGATCGAGGCGGACTGGGCCGAGGCGATGCCCGAAATAAGGACCAGCGGCAGGCAGACTATCAAGGCACGAAAATATGACACAAGCTATCTTTCTGATGTTCTAGGAACGTATACCAGTTTTACCCCGTTATTGAATAGCATATGCAAGGGACCGCCTTCGGTTTTTGTCTGCAATTGCATGGATCCGGCGTTTAGGGTGCCTATGGGGCCAGTGGCTTGCACCGGGCCGGGGCTGTCGGCTGACAGACCGCTGAGGGTGGCATTTAGCAGATCGGTTGTCACCAGTAGCCCCGCAGCCGAAGTGATTTCGACATGGCCAGAGAAGCTTGCAAGGTCATTTTCCAGCTGCACTGCGCCGCTGTCCGAGCTGAGTGTCAGCTGGCCACCATCGGCCATGCTGATGACGGCCACCAAATCGGTTGCCACCGCAGGTGAGGTCGGCCCGCCGGGGCGCGCTATGCTGGCCGTTACCGTGATTGCGTCCCCCTGTGAGGTGGTGCCGGAAAAATAGGGCGCGGTGATCTGCTGGCCGCGCATACGTTCTTCGATTTCATGCGCGGCAAAGGGGATCGTGGCCTTGGTGTTGACGCTCCGCGAAATGAGAAACAGGGTGGACAAGAGGGCCAGTGCTGCCAGCGGTAGCAGCACCTTAAGAAAGGTGACCATGCGTGAATAGCGGTCCATGTCCTGCTCCTCCCCCTGCGGTCTAGCCCAGACCGACGCGCAGGCAGTCGTGAATGTGCAGCAGGCCTTCGGCGGGTTGCTGGCTGTCGGGATCCACCACAAACAGACAGGTGATCTTGCGCTGGTTCATGATCGCCACAGCTTCCTCGGCCAGGGCTCCGGGCGCGATCGTGGTGGGAGCGGCGGTCATCACTTCTGCCGCGGTAAGGGACAGCAACCCGTCCATGTGGCGCCGCAGGTCACCGTCGGTGATAATCCCGGCGAGCCGTCCGTCCAGATCGGTAACGCCAACCACACCAAAGCCTTTTTGGCTGATTTCGATCAGCGTGTCAGACATCGGGGCGCTCAACGCGACAGTTGGCAGGGCGTCGCCGCCATGCATCAGGTCGCGTACCTTGGACAGGCGCGCACCCAGTTTGCCACCGGGATGGAAATCCCGGAAATTTTCGGGGGTGAAGTCGCGATGCTCCATCAGGGCAACGGCCAGCGCGTCGCCAAGGGCGAGGGTCATGGTCGTCGAGGTCGTCGGCACGATACCAGATCCGCAGGCCTCGGGGGCGGCGGGCAGCAGCAGCGCCACATCGGACTGTTTCAGCAGGGTGGATTGGGCCCGGCTGGCGACCCCGATCAACGGAATACTAAAGCGGCGGGTATAGGCGATCATATCGGCCAACTCGGGTGTCTCGCCGGAATTGGACAGCATCAACACCACGTCGCCCTGTGCCATCATCCCCAGATCGCCGTGGCTGGCCTCGGCCGGGTGGACAAAATGCGCCGGGGTGCCGGTGGAGGCCAGGGTGGCGGCGATCTTGCGGGCAATATGGCCCGATTTGCCCATGCCCGAGATGATCACTCGGCCAGTGGCGTTCAGCAATGTCTCAACGGCGCGGTCAAAGCTGTCATCCAGCCCGTCGGCCAGTTGCTGCAGTGCCTGCGATTCGATGGTGATGACGCGGCGGGCTATTTCCTGAAAATTGCTCATGAGTGGGCAAAGATATCGGTTTCGGGCCAGCCGGCCAGGTCCAGCTGGGCGCGCATGGGCAGGAAGTCGAAACAAGCCTGCGCCATTTCTGTGCGGCCTTCGCGGGCCAGACGTTTGTCCAGCTCGCTGCGCAGCTGGTGCAGGTGCAATACGTCCGAGGCGGCATAGTCCAGCTGGGCCTTGGTCAATTTAGGTGCTCCCCAGTCGCTCATCTGCTGCTGCTTGGAAATATCGACGCCGATCAATTCCTGCGTCAGGTTTTTCAGCCCGTGCCGGTCGGTATAGGTGCGGATCAGTCGGCTGGCGATCTTGGTGCAATAGACCGGTGCCGTCAGCGCGCCAAAGGCGTTGAACATGGCGGCGATGTCGAAGCGGCCAAAGTGGAACAGTTTCAGCACCTCTGGATCTTCCAGCATCCGGCACAGATTGGGGGCCTCGGTCTGGCCCTTGGCGACCTGAACAATATGGGCATTGCCGTCGCCGCCGGACATCTGGATCACACAGAGCCGGTCGCGGTGCGGGTTCAACCCCATGGTTTCACAGTCGATGGCAACAATCGGGCCAAGGTCAAGCCCGTCGGGCAGGTCATTTTGATACAGGGTATTGGCCACTGGGATTGTCCTTTGTTGCTGCCGCTATTGGGCGTCTTGAGCTGGAAATAGGCGCTTTGGCCTGCAAACTCAACTGCGCTGCATTAAGCGCATACCGGGCGCGTGCAATAGAGGCAATAATCGGCCAACTCCCGCCTGCTGCGGGATGGCACGGGTGATGTCGTGGACCAGTATATATTTTGGATTTAATGGTGCCCAGAAGAGGACTCGAACCTCCACGACCTTGCGGTCACTGGCACCTGAAGCCAGCGCGTCTACCATTCCGCCATCTGGGCACGGGGTAGTGGGGGCCGTATAGGTCAGGGTGATGTGGGCGTCAAACGAAAAAAGCGCAGTGCAGAAATGTGCAGCAAGATCCGGGAAACCTGCCAGTCCCGGCAGGTATTGGAGGGGGCCTTGGGGCTCGGGAGCTGCTGTCATAGGGTGAGCCCGGGAATACACAGCGCCATGAAGACGCTGAGGATCGAACCGCTTGGTTTTCTCGCCCTTGCCCACAGGCCGCCATCAATGAGACCTGCAGCGGCAGAATGTCTGGTGGCGCCTACAGAGGCCGGAGTAACGATCATGGGCGACATCGCGGAACATCGACCGCTTATCACTGTCCCTATGTGGCAGGGATTGGGGCTGCGGCTTTGCGGGTTGATCGCGGGATTCGATTGGTCTGCTGATGTCAGGGATATATGGTGCCAGAAGAGGACTCGCAGGTTTCCCATAACGCATTGAATTATAAAGTGTAATACACGTGCGCCATTTCTTGGCGATGGCAATGTGATAGGTTTCTTCGAACTTACTGATTGCCGACCTCAGGAGTTGACTGGAGAAATGGCATAATTGGGGGGGGCGGACTTTCGCTACAATACAGCATAACCGTCAATTCGGGCGGGAATCTGACCTTGGCTGCGGGTGCAAAACGGTCCAATGAATTCCCCAAACCGGCTCTCTGTTTGCAGAGAAGTCAAGGATCTGGCGTTCGCGCCGGGTCAATTCTTCAGGTCGAAACCCTTCGATAGCAACCTTGAAGTCAATAGGAGTGTCACGGGTGGTTGCCGCCTTGCTGTGATCGCCCTTGTAGGGGTCTAAGCGAAAATACCCCGCCTCATAGGCTTTGCGGATAGGTTTATCATCAATCCCCTGATCCATGTTTTGCGGCGTCGAGTGCTGAAGAACAATTGGTCTGAACTTACTGGTATATATGACAATTCATTGCATATCGTGCGACAGGCATCGATCCTGATTTTGTAATGGCCCATATTTTCAAAACCCATATGGATTTGGTCTCAACTGATCGGCGTTATGCCAAGGGCGCCAAGAAACGCCTGAAAATCATTGATGAAATTATGGCCATGCGCCCGTGTAACCGTCGTGAAAAACTGCATTTTCAAGCTCTGAAAATTTGGCTTGGTGGTGATTTGTGGAAAGTAAGCAAAGCGCTGGATGAGCTTTTGGAGAAATTTCCGACCGATATCCTGGCACTTTGGATGGGGCACCAGATCGACTTTTATCTGGGGGATTC from Parasedimentitalea psychrophila harbors:
- the lptA gene encoding lipopolysaccharide transport periplasmic protein LptA; translated protein: MSYFRALIVCLPLVLISGIASAQSASIAFGTIKGDPSLPVEVTADTLEVNQIDGSAQFEGNVLVIQGVMRLSADKVLVSYKPEQKGIEQLEAIGNVILVNGPDAAEAEHAEYSIDSGTVVMTGNVLLSQGNSTLTSTRMVVNLSDGTAQMSGRVKTILNPDGGN
- the lptC gene encoding LPS export ABC transporter periplasmic protein LptC, which produces MDRYSRMVTFLKVLLPLAALALLSTLFLISRSVNTKATIPFAAHEIEERMRGQQITAPYFSGTTSQGDAITVTASIARPGGPTSPAVATDLVAVISMADGGQLTLSSDSGAVQLENDLASFSGHVEITSAAGLLVTTDLLNATLSGLSADSPGPVQATGPIGTLNAGSMQLQTKTEGGPLHMLFNNGVKLVYVPRTSER
- a CDS encoding KpsF/GutQ family sugar-phosphate isomerase, whose amino-acid sequence is MSNFQEIARRVITIESQALQQLADGLDDSFDRAVETLLNATGRVIISGMGKSGHIARKIAATLASTGTPAHFVHPAEASHGDLGMMAQGDVVLMLSNSGETPELADMIAYTRRFSIPLIGVASRAQSTLLKQSDVALLLPAAPEACGSGIVPTTSTTMTLALGDALAVALMEHRDFTPENFRDFHPGGKLGARLSKVRDLMHGGDALPTVALSAPMSDTLIEISQKGFGVVGVTDLDGRLAGIITDGDLRRHMDGLLSLTAAEVMTAAPTTIAPGALAEEAVAIMNQRKITCLFVVDPDSQQPAEGLLHIHDCLRVGLG
- a CDS encoding ribonuclease D; the protein is MANTLYQNDLPDGLDLGPIVAIDCETMGLNPHRDRLCVIQMSGGDGNAHIVQVAKGQTEAPNLCRMLEDPEVLKLFHFGRFDIAAMFNAFGALTAPVYCTKIASRLIRTYTDRHGLKNLTQELIGVDISKQQQMSDWGAPKLTKAQLDYAASDVLHLHQLRSELDKRLAREGRTEMAQACFDFLPMRAQLDLAGWPETDIFAHS